The region GAACTTTTAGCAGCAGTTGTAAATGCCAGTTTGCTAAAATTTGTTGCAGGGGCTTTGCCAATGAAGGTGGCTAGGGTTGTGTGTTGGTCAGATAGTATGGTGGCACTGCATTGGATAAAAGGGCAGAGTTCTTCCTGGAAGCCATTTGTTGCCAATCGTGTGGCTGAGGTACAGTCAACGTGGGATCCTGAGTGTTGGAGGTATTGTGGAAGTAAGGAGAATCCAGTAGACTTGTTGACGCGTGGGTTAAGCTGTAGTGATATGATTTCAAGCACTTTGTGGTGGAATGGACCCCAATGGATGTCTTCGCCTTGTGAACCACTACCCGCTCAACCCGAAAACGAAGCTGCTCCCGCCGAAGCTTGCGAGTAAAAAAGAACTACCCATGTGTATACAGCAGTCGTTGCAGAACCACTGATTGATATGTCACGCTACGGGACGTGGTTAAAGTTGATTCGAGTAACTGCTTATGTATTGAGAGCGGTCAAATTGTTTAAGACGAAGTCTAGGTCTTGTGAAAGGGAACTGTCGGCGGACGAGGTGAGGCAAGCCGAGATTACATGTTGTATGTGGAGACAGGAAGTGGTCTACAAAGAAGAATTCGAGAAACTGAAAGCTGGAGAGGTACTTCCCAGTAACAGCCGCCTCCTGAAACTGGACCCTTATTATGACAGAGATGATCAGGTATTAAGAGTTAGTGGGAGACTACAGTTGCTGATCTTCCCGAACAGAGCAAGCATCAAATAATCTTGCCTCACGGACATCCTGAAGTTGCCAAGATGGTGCAAGATGTACATAAGAACATGTTGCATGCTGGTCCAGAAACGGTATTATCAACTTTAAGGCAGAAAGTTTGGCTAACTCAAGGAAGACGTGAGGTTAAACGTGTTATCAGAAGATGTGTAGCTTGCCAAAGACAACGAGTTGGACCTTGTTCCCAGAAAATTGGTCAGTTGCCAGAGGGAAAAATTTCCTGTTCACGAGCTTTCGCGCATGTTGGGACTGATTTTACGGGACCACTGTATGTGAAAGAGAGCTTAAACATTAAGAAAACATATGTGTGTATTTTCACATGCGCATCCTCTCGTATGGTTCACCTGGAACTTAGTTTGACAACTGATGAGTTCCTTCAAGCTTTTAGTCGCATGACGAGTCGCAGAGGTCTTTGCCATACTGTGTGGTCAGACAATGCACAAACCTTCAAGGCAGCAAGCAGGGAAATTCAGAAATTATACGATGAACCCACTACTGAAAGTCAAAGAATGTGGAGTACGCTGGATCAAGATCAAATCAAGTCAGAGTTCTCATCACGACGGATCAAGTGGAAATTCATCACAGAGCGTTCCCCATGGAGAGGTGGATGGTGGGAACGATTTTGCAAAGCGATAAAAGAACCACTGCGTAAGGTCCTTGGAAGGGCACTTCTCACCTTTTCTGAGCTAAACACGTTGCTGGTCAGAATCGAAGGTATCATTAACTCGCGGCCGTTGACCGCAGTAAGTGATGATTGCAGAGACCCGTTACCTATTACACCTGCTCATCTTGCAATTGGTAGGCCAATTAACCAGTTaccggaaaggaaagaaagtagCTTAGAGGAGACCAGTAAGAGGACTGTCGAAAGGTATCTCTACCTGCAGAGACTACTCAATCACTACTGGAAGCGTTGGAAACAAGAGTACCTAAATCTCCTATCGGTAAGAAACAAGTGGCGTAAAGAGATCCCTTCTATTCGAGTAGGCGACATTGTACTTATTTCTGACGACAATGTGCCGCGCACCAAATGGCCGTTGGCTAAAGTTGAAAGGGTTTATCCAGGTAACGACGGGCTTGTACGGACCGCTACAGTTAGAGCGCATAACATCTTCTAAACAGACCCGTTCAACGTTTACACAAGTTAGAGATTGAGTCAGCAGCTTCACAAGTAAGCCCGGAAGCAGAGGATCCAGTCCATGGTGGGGAGAAGCCACAAACGAACACTGTTCATGCTGCAAGTATACCTGTTTCCAAGCCTAATTTGAGCATTGTCCTCCCCGAAGGAGGACAAGGTGGGGAGAATGTTACAGCCCGTACTCGCTCTGGAAGAGTTACAAAGAAGCCTGAGAGACTGGACCTGTGAATAgttatactaaccccaccctagtgtgtaggacttagagtgtcatgtgacttccgttgttgttcccgctcttgttatcgaaggtttttgtacgtcgtagcatttcactcgtatacatcccctttgtaaatcgatgtgtagccgagtccagtggattaaagttgtgttacgcTTCAGTGTCTCGTCGTAAATCCTAACATTCCAGCTGAACGGGGCTTGTGCCATTCCTGTGGCATAGATGTGTTGGATGGTAACTCTGGGACAGCATCAATTTTAAGGAGGCTGTAATGGGCTGCCTGGTATATCAGTGACACCTTATGGTTACATATTCCCTGCCCAGCCTTATATGAGCAGGAATGATCCACCACTTCCTCATTGTAAAACGACATCTTTGAAAATATATGAAACAGAAGTTTTTTAGCCTTATAATCATTATTTTGGAAATAAGGTAACAATAGACAACAAAGCaggaaattaagaaaaaaatatttactataatttattattttgtaagGAATAGTGTACATTCTTGTTCATACAGATATAGAGGAAAAAGGCATAATTCAAGGTTATTTGAATTAACTATGAGAACTTTCACAATATTCAGTAAAATGTCAACTGCCCCATGCACTTAAGTTACTTAAATTTAGCATTCAGCTAAAAAACAACCAAACAACTAACCCGTAAATAGTGTGGCTCTTCATTTTTCCTTAACGACTTGAAACCTCTTGCTCTGATAAAAACAGTGTCATCTTCTTCTCTTTTACCAACTTAATGAACAATCTACTAGTAGGTTAGTACCTGCTTAGAAACTCCACGCCCGGCTTTGCAAGCTTGCCCATAACAGCAAACACGGCAGAAATGAACGATTTACCTTCATAATCTTTAATAAATCCTTCACAGAAAAACTTATAGCCTTTCACAATGCCACTCTGGGGTGCTTTGTTGAGCTTAACAAAAGTATCAACGTCTTTCATCGTCAACTCAGGGTTATCTTTCAACAATCTGGTCCATTCGATCGGCAAGACACTGCTGGCATTGGCAGCCATCTTAAATGTTTCCGCGGTTAGCCTCGCTTTCaatcaaacatggcggacgCATGAGAAGAGAGATATTTACTTAGGTTTGCAAGTTGCTTAGTCGGTGGTTCGGGTGAAACACCCGCGAACTatggagcaccatagttaagaaaatatggtaacccatcgatgtgagaaatttggttttataaccatgacgtcatcaacgtccgtacgtccgtccgccccttcatgtatgccaatgtgaccagtacacgtaaccatatcacaggctaattaaagtttagagctcatccaggaggcaatactacatttgacacttactagtttacagcatacctctttgatattggacatcaatgttatggtcaattgacacctgtccaaACAAGGtgtctgctgaccagtatcacgtgactatatagcgggcccaagttagaccttatcgaggtcagctgtttttttgaagttgaccgctgaccagggactggttgttgattggatcgcaggcccaagccaggtcagacactcacacacacctgatcgaggcttaattttcgcgctctttctgtggctcgacgcggctacacagccacgctacattagcaaagctcttgacagtcgatgcttttcgtgttcaggtacggtttggaaaatatatattttttgcatttttcgctggtttcagtccaggtttaacataatatagctgtggtcaggacacactggtggctacgtagctattcaagtcaagcattggagcgatataaacttaaagctgagtgtttatttttaatttgttttgggctgctttttgctctgaattgcagtttttggtatgtgttaagatttttaattttgaatctactaaggttgcaagatgcctggacgacctatgacagaagagcagaaacgaaagaagagagaaggagaacgagaacgacaaaacggtacaccagtaatagcttaaagttggtggaagaagttactccacaaattgttttcttggacactaaaccgtttgttatttctacggatgagttatttcaagtggatgcatatttctaaaaagttgtttagtcgttttttcctttgctcaggaatgaaactcgaatttttatttttaactgcaattaaataacaatcatctgtactctttttggacagaaataatcgaccttttgctggtttttttggctttaaaatgcgagcgaacaagacgtttttactccgcttgcctaattgtttttcgatgtgcctcgacagcgacaagaaaattttgcacttatgttcgcataatcgcaatgagttctcgtaaaaagtaaggagaaatatcaccaggttgtgttttcagaagtttgtttagagcacgtacagataatttgttggagatcttgtttgaagtttgtttgtcctttctagccgattctggttctaagccaagctggcgtgtttcaatgaagtacatcaaaatgtaaatgatctcattttcagagataaagtggaataaataaggtacgatctgtcaaatcacgagctatagtacgtctgtgatttctaattttagcgtgattcctattcgctggcttttgacagtcgactctgaaatggtttctttcctttaccgttcgcttgctgaggatttgcttgttttcttttcaaactcttgcgattcaagaaaaaataattgcctaactggtgaattcaacagtagatttcgctggaaaaaccgatatcacactcatcccttcgtgattcatgcgatcagtcggtttttcaggtgaaattaaccgtggaatttactagttaagcagcgaagaaaattacgtaattaagcaatttccgggaaaaccaaaaggcggacagttccaaagccttttattttcactaatcctacagacagtaagaataaacaagccgggagctccgcttttaggcttggctaaatctatatattataaattattgaTGAGGGTCTGCATCTGTAATTCTCTTTAAACTCCAATAAGAGAAAAAGGGGAAAAGGCTGTTTCCAGCTTTATCGTTGCAGTTTATCTTGTGAACTGAAGCTGCGCTTGTTTTATCAAATCAAACCTTATATTTCGGGTAGGTAACTGTTTATTTCTTATCTAATTATATTCTTAATATTATAAATGACTTTAGTTTCGTCGGTATCTCGCTGACGCCATTTTAAGATAAGATATTGGAAGTGACATGTACAGTTTTCAGTTCTGGTTGCGGTGAGTTAGTTAATTCGCCATATTAAACATTTTCTCTAAAATACTAAAAGATCACTCAGGGTTCTTTTCATGTTTACTACAATTGCTGTCCTTTGCAAATTAATCTTACATTTTCAAAAAGGATGATGCTGAAAAAAACAACCTTGTAAAGACGATTTACGTTTAagcataataataaataaataataataataataataatgatgacgataataataataataataataataatattaatgttaTAGACAATTATGACTGAACATAGACATTCTTACGAGAAAGACGCTTTAGAAGGAAATGTGTGGCTTAAAAGCCAAACAACTAAATGAAAATAATCCCAACAGGGAAAGTATAACCAGCTGATGCAATACCCTCATGGTAATGttcgacaaaaaaaaaggaattgggGATGAAAAGttcagaaaattgtttaaatcgGTCTGTAATACTCTCAATATATGTTTTACAATCTTTATAATAATATTCTCAGGACATTTTTCACAATACCTACTGTACACGTTTGTGCCATATATATATTAAAGGTATTTTAGGATACTAGATTTTACGGCGTTACCTTCTGTAAGACGAAATAAACAAACCTAATGTTTGTTGGTACTGTCTTTAGACTCTTGGAAGTGTTTCAGTTTGTCTATTCAAACCGAATGGTCTTCAAAAACTTcctttaagaaaacaaaaaagaaacaaaggcAAAATATACAGTTGATATAATGCAATGGTTTCTTTAGTTTGCCGTAAAGGCGTTATTTTAAATAAAAGTCTCTTTAAAAGTCTTAATGGTTTATTCGCCTCGGTGTAAAGATTTACTCTGCATGACATGGCCATTCATTTGCTGCAAAGGTACCTATTCTATGATTGCGTATTTGGCTGAATGTTACTAAGACTGTTACATAAAGATCACTTTCTATGTTTCATTTCATTCCTGACATCAATGGAGAACATAACCagaaatttttattgttttttttttaatttcacgccaagaaagaaaaaccttcaTCGCATAGAGTAGTCAGAATGATAATTATATCTTATACTACCTCTCGTAACTTATTCGTGACATCATTGGATAACATAAACAAGAATTTCAATAAGTTCTTTGAAACGTAATCTGTGTGAGCCACAAACATGTTGTCATCAGAAGTTttttcacggcagccatgttgcatggcaggaacaatagattctttttcctatgggaacaaatgttctttctaacgcaaaacattttcattgttcctgccatgcaacatggctgtcgTGCAAAACCTCTTTACTGATTGAATTATGACATATTCTTTTCATGAACACCAGTAGTAGAAATTCTATAGATTTCTTTAGTTCTTATAGAACTGCattcaaagtaaatttctcCACTGTgtaaagcaaataaaatgagATTTTCCATATACTCGACTGTAAAGTGCGTAATTAcgtgaaagaaaataaaatgtttgaattttttatcTACTTGTATTTGCATGTACTATGCTTTATGCAAATTATAGAGCAAACTGGTGTCAGCTATTCATGTCAATTAAGCCAGCAGCCATAATTTCAAATGGACATGAATAGAAGCATATTGCAACAAGTTtagaaaacaatattttcgGAAAGCTGTGAGATTTCTCTGTCCTCGTGTGGAAAGCCGAACAGTAGTCTTGAAATCattgaaaataaacaacagCTGCTGCGAGCTTGAATTGTGTGGGGCTAGTTTGGGTGGGGTTGTGTACtatagcgatactcaccgttacgtcacctattgtcattaatgtgccagcCAGAGAtccattggctgtcgaaacaaaggttcttttcTTCATGCATGTGAGCTCGAcgccggctggaccaacactcctGGTCTTATAATAACTTTGTCATTAGAAATGGTTAGACtgttcaagtcttctcagataaggactataatcCCTAGGCCCCATCTGACAAACTCTGTGAGATGTTGATGTTGCCACAAATTGATCGAAAAGAGCACgacatggagttcccggtgttgttgtCTGATCTGATTGAGGGCTCCAAGTTCGTCAGCCACTGGCTATTAAGTTCTATCCTCGTAAAATAAATACTTCACTTCACAATTACTGTGTTTGTGATCTTTTTGTACAGGGGAGAAGAATTATATGCAAAGATCAAGCGTTGCCCCAGACATGCAAGTGCTTGTGTttggaaaacaattttttttcttgctgttcCTGTTTGTATGGAAAGAGAACAATCACGCCTTTGGTCAAGGTacacaaacaaaataatgttattttaCATTCTTCTTCCCAGTTAGCGGATGGCTTTATTTGTTTGACATGGGCTAGTGAGCGAGACGGGAAAAGACATCTGCCCTGAATGGAAACTCGCTTTGCCTCAACTGCCGTCCACTAACTTAGAAGACGCTTTTCAAAACCATACTATCTGTTATGTTTGCTGATCGTGATCCTCTCGCTCATTCCAATCTAGTAACTTTGCTATCATTTTTATGAGGCAGCTTAGTAACATGGCTTCCATAGGAGGGAACTTTACTCGTGAAGAGTGGCAACACTTACTTTTTAATCATATTGACAAGATTTTGTGAACACCAAAATACAACACTTTTAACTTGCAACTTAAAAGAGACGAGCCTTTTGCTTGCATTTGTGTAGTTTATTAAATTAGAAATAAGTACGGTTTTAGCCTCCTTGTGCTTTTTCTTATTCAAAGTTCTCAGGCGGACTACAAAGGTAACAAAGCATTGTCTGCTTACACCAGGCCCCGGTTGTCCAACAGATAGATAGCGCTATACAACATATAAATGCTGTATTATCAGTCTGCGTGATATCAGTTATGATTTCGGGCAAAGAAAGACCGTCTCGTATGTTCTTACATACGAGATGGTGTTATACAACGTAAGCTCCTCCGTTTTTTACTGGAGTCTGACTGTAAATACTTTAACCTTCCATAGACTGTGATCCAGTGGTGAATAATTCGCTAACATTCTCGAAAGAGGGATACGTGGAGCACAACTGTATTTATTGGGTTCCAATACCAAAAGGCAGATCATTGATAATCAGCATTGACGACTTTTACTTCGGGTCTTCTCTTGAGTGCAAAGGATCACGCAAGTAAgtatcaaaatcaaaatcaaaatcgaTCATCCAAAAAGCAAGGAAGAATCCCTGCACGAAACCCTCGATAACactccccacccccctcccaCTTAAGAGTTCAAGACGATTTATCGTTATCACACGTATATTTATTTCTTCAACAGTGCtgattatttaaaaatttcTGACGAGAGGAGTGGTTCAAGTAAATTGTACTGTGGTAAAATGAATGGAACCACAGTTGAAGTGACTGGGAAGTATGCAGTGATAACATATAACTCAGTTGGGAACTCATCAGAGGGCCGCTTTCGATTATACTTCCACACAAGGTCGAGGAGAACAGATAAGACAATAATAGGTACTGTGACAGTTAAAAAGGATAATTTGTAGTTACATTGCACATATTTATACTTTgacaaaaaattattaaagggGTTTTTCCTACCTTTGAAATCACTGCAAACCGTGTAAACCGTGTCTTCAAACTCAAAGAAAGCTTTCTTTTGAAGAGAGAAATATTTATATTCCAATATAAACATCAAATAAGAAACGAGGAATGGCCATACCTGCACAATGCAAAAAAACACATAGCCAAAAATTTTTCCCAGCAATTAGAGTATTAGTGACTATAACCCACCGATTAATTTTTGCGGAATCTCACTGGATAAAACTGATCACGTGGTACAAACCGGACGATGGTTATCAGAGAATATCCGTCGTCCGATTTGATATCCGTCCTCTGATCTTATTTCTACGAAAGAAAACCAGGAAACGAGCAAACGTTCAAGCTAAACTTCTGGTCATGAAAGACACAAAAATTCGTTTTGCAGAAGCCAGTGATGCAGAAATTACAAAGTTGGTTGACAATTCAGGCAACAAGAAAAAGTCCACAAAATATGCTCTCAACGTCtttgaattaaattttcttttttgtataaGCCAACAAAAGGTTAGTTACATTTTTTGTGACAAAGTCTATTTACCAAGCTACTACGGTATATAATTTGCATCCAATTTTTAGCCTGGCAGGCAGATGATGGTCTTTCTCGTGCATTTGTGCGACACTTGTCACAAAAGGGTGGAATcaatctcgaaaaaaaaaatcgtcatTTGCCATTTCTTGTTGAAAAGGTTTCAACGTGCCTTTGAAAATGTACCAATTAAGCCAATTCCACCATCCTCGGTGATGTCTTGTCCTGGTGAGTTAAAAAATCACCATGAGGAAAGCACCCCAAACACCAAAATCAAGTTGACACTGCTTTCCAAAATCAAGCAAAGGAACGTCCGTCAAGGTTTGCACATTTCCAATAATTATgtatacatacacacactgTATGTAGATGCAGAAACACATGTTTTAATATACTGACAGTGTACTAGGATATAAAATTTGCCATCGTTGTAATGGCACATGcttaagtttcaagtttattgcaaATTACTTAGTGCAACTTATTTCAAAAGATGCCATATCGTTATCCTTTAAGGAGACTCAGAACAGGTGTTCAACCGAGCTCTCCTAATACAACCGGAAATAGAGTTTATTAGGTTTAGTCAAAAGTTCGTCCAGTGTCCTTCCCtgatttgtttggaaacaagtgagaagcgttattttgcattcttaaagtaaattttcaaaaaattatctggtggaatttttttcatctttcagctttttcataaatatttcaaattctaCTTCAGTTTATAGTTCTTTCACACATCATCTACTGGGTCAGAGAATTATGATATGGTTTTGCCTGAGTATAATATTTATGCTGATTTCAAAACCCAAGCAGCAGTAcacagttgaacaacaatgGCCGAATTCACACTAGAGACGAGTAACCCGTCTTGGACGGGTTTCTCGTCTGAGACGAGTTTCCCGTCTTAGTGTGAAATCGGGTCGGGACGAGTTTCAGACGAGAAACTCGTCCAAATTTACCCGTCCACTTATCCGTCTGAGTCAACGAGTTTTTAAAGACGAGTTTCCCGACAAGACGAGAAACTCGTCAAAATGCATCACGAATTCACACTTTGACGGGTTTCCAG is a window of Montipora foliosa isolate CH-2021 chromosome 5, ASM3666993v2, whole genome shotgun sequence DNA encoding:
- the LOC138002263 gene encoding uncharacterized protein — encoded protein: MQRSSVAPDMQVLVFGKQFFFLLFLFVWKENNHAFGQDCDPVVNNSLTFSKEGYVEHNCIYWVPIPKGRSLIISIDDFYFGSSLECKGSRNADYLKISDERSGSSKLYCGKMNGTTVEVTGKYAVITYNSVGNSSEGRFRLYFHTRSRRTDKTIIVSPKVVMPWPGQAIYSTKLRCSAIGSSPIKITITKNLTTLVNRTNSASVQINEEGNYTCRATNKYGTDERTLINGFDVYDLFNGLKGLGGWKVQMYVLFFERLRNASAVTSEIDRCVEKVKAVADDGELQYH
- the LOC138002262 gene encoding uncharacterized protein — protein: MSRYGTWLKLIRVTAYVLRAVKLFKTKSRSCERELSADEVRQAEITCCMWRQEVVYKEEFEKLKAGEVLPSNSRLLKLDPYYDRDDQSKHQIILPHGHPEVAKMVQDVHKNMLHAGPETVLSTLRQKVWLTQGRREVKRVIRRCVACQRQRVGPCSQKIGQLPEGKISCSRAFAHVGTDFTGPLYVKESLNIKKTYVCIFTCASSRMVHLELSLTTDEFLQAFSRMTSRRGLCHTVWSDNAQTFKAASREIQKLYDEPTTESQRMWSTLDQDQIKSEFSSRRIKWKFITERSPWRGGWWERFCKAIKEPLRKVLGRALLTFSELNTLLVRIEGIINSRPLTAVSDDCRDPLPITPAHLAIGRPINQLPERKESSLEETSKRTVERYLYLQRLLNHYWKRWKQEYLNLLSLEIESAASQVSPEAEDPVHGGEKPQTNTVHAASIPVSKPNLSIVLPEGGQGGENVTARTRSGRVTKKPERLDL